The region GGTAAAACCATAGTTATGTAAATATAGATCCCCTATTATTTAAATGGTGGATGCGTCTGCCTGCTTGGAGCggtcgaatggggaatctacctatacatatgtCTACAACAAtaagcatgatgttattgtttacacggtcgtcaaggatacgcagagcgaatgtgaGCAGCCACACAATTGTTTTCcaaagtctccgttttggtcaGTTTACACTTAGTCACAGATCACCAAAATAAGAACAGGACCTCAGTGAAAACATCCAAATTACACATGTAAACTGAGTGGTGTCTGACCTTATTATTGAGGACACAGTAGATCAGGAAGATGAAGGTTCCCTGCTGGGAGTTCAAGATCAGGAAGATGATCTCCAGCACCTTACTGCCATTAATAAAGAAACCCAAAATCCAGGGGCAACCAAGAACCACACACTGAGCCAGTGTTTTAAACACCATAATcctgcagagaaacagagaaagaattaGTGTTAATGTGCCTTTATTGACTATGTGATTTTCTATAGagtgattaaataataatgttacttGGTTTGCTTAATCTGTGAAACATCAGCATTGAGACTTTTGAAAGCAGAGTTCAGactgatgatgatgttgatgaagAGAATTGTGTTTAACTGCAAAGTAGAAGAGTAATTAATCACCTTGATTtccttttaatataaataaaagtcatgAGAAATGTTTTTACCGCTAGTATGACACAAACAGGACCCAGAAAACTCCAGATGAAGCCTTTATCCATTTTAATCCAGCAGCTGTTTAGAGAAAAATCAATATAACTGAATGAATTTgtcagaaatattatttcaggTGTTGACTGGTGAAATATTGCAGATTTTAATCTTGTGTGTGACACTGATACAGCCTGTGTCTATATTTTATCAGATCACTCACTGTTTGCTGCCATAGCCTTCAGGAACCAGaccgacagacacacacaccacaaccagaGCAACCACATATCCAATCACACACAGGAATCCAGTGCTAAGCACCTTCCTCTTTTTGGAGCTGATCTGTGATAGGTTCTTCACACAGATGAAGAGCAGCACACCTTCAATGAACATCCACACAAAGgcggagagaaagaggaagtgcaGAAGGCCTGAGATCACGGCACACAACACCTGGAGATCATGAGAGATGGTTATGATGATTCTCAGTGCTGCTGTACTGAGCTGTAGGGCTCCTTCATCATTCTCACCTGCTGACGCCGTATGAGGCTCAGGAACTGCTGTGTGAGCAGCAACAGAAGGTGAGCCAGCAGAAGACTGATGCAGATGTTGATTCGAGCCACATTATTCACTAAAGGACTCCACTGACAAAGGGCAAAGGTCAACAGGGCCAAACTGAAGAACACCAACCCCACGATCACACACACCAAATTCAACAGATCCAGCAGCGGGTCACTCTGAGAAAACATGTCAGAGTTCATGAGAGCCAAATCTGTGCTTTTCTTCAGTGTTCACTAGAAATGTTCTGTACCTCTGTTGGGCGGCTGGTTTGCATGATGAGAGTGAATGTGGACAGATGAACACAGGAACACACAGTGTAGCTGCTGTTGGTCTCTAAAACAGAGCAACCATCTACAATCCACTTGCTGATATTCCAGTACACACAGGACAGAGAACCACTGGGATCaaactcctgaaaaaaaaaacactaaatattagATGTTTTCAGATGTTCATCAGTTCTTAGGTTGGACAAACACATTTCAGTCTCTCACTCTGATGTGTCTGAAGGTGAAGTTGACTGGTTTGGTGAGTTTAGTATTGGTGGTTTTGGGAAGAGTAGCTGAGATCACAGTGGACATCATGGTTTTAATTGTGTCATTTGATGTGTAGAAGAAGTCTGACTTCAATAGATTCTCCATCGTGACGTAGCTCATGAAAGCCACAGCAGCTGATCCTGtgtgacagaaacagagaaagaaactTACATTAAATACTATATCAGGGGTATCGAATGTCAGTCCTGGAGATCCGCAGCCCTACAGAGTttttcaaccctaatcaaacacacctgaaccagctaatcaaggtctgaagcattattagaaagctacaggcaggtgagatttgattagggttggagctgaactctgcagggctgcggctctccaggaccggagttcacCACCCCTGTACTATATgctacaataacaacaacaacagcaaccaAAAAGTAAGTAAATGTGGTTTAGTGGTAATGGTATAATGTATCTTCCCACATCTTTTAAAtcaaactaaaacatttcacataCTTTCAGTGTTGTTCTTGGATATCCCAATGAGATCGATGTCCACAGAAGAATTTGTCGTGTCAAGTCGAGGGATTTTATCTAAGGTGACCTTTGGTCCAACCATGAAGACTTGACCCTCTGATTAAACACAAACAAGCAGTTATGTGGTAATTAAttgtatgtactatatatatatatatatatatatatatatatatatatatatatatatatatatataaatataaatatatatacacacacacacacacacacacactttatatatacaaatgaaaGTTCACTTAAATCATTTACTTTGCAAAGTACTTTGCAAAGGGAAATGTCTGATTTGGTTTTAACCATTCTAGTCTAATTTAATCTACTAtttgaatacatgtaaatgtaaaaaaataaaaataaaataaattctcattattattgtctttcctgtgtgacctagtttctgtctcccctttGATTTCGCCATTTGATTCACCTGTGTCTCATTAATTATCATCATTTGCCCTCCTATTTAAGTTATAGTCAGTTCACTGTTTCTTGGTCCTGTATTGATGTTATGTTCTCTCTATGTGTGACGAGAGGTGATGAGCCTCTGCTGTGCGACAATCGGACGGTCGGATTAATTTCTGACATGTCAGAAATTTTGACACCCTTCATGAGGGTATCGCACAGTTGAAGTGGAACTATGTATGAACCGACTAAACTCAGTGTTTTTTTCCTTCACTGCATCTGCgtgaaaacagaaatgaaaccATGGTGACATGGCATGTGATTTGGATTGAAACAATGGAGGCCACACTGTTCCGGTTATAGTGTGAGCAGTCAAGACGCAGCTTGACGATCGGGCCGTATAGTGTGAGCACATAAATCCTGTGCTTTGGCTTGACATTACATGTGATTTACTTGTGCAGTGAGAGTTGGTATTTACCAAAACGTTGCAAAAATCACACAGTGTATGCCCAGCCTAAGGCTGCGGCtggaagtcagttgtagttttaGGCCCGGTCCACACTGAGACAATTTggtatcactttataataacgttcagttgtaagtcattaataagtggttagttaatgatgaactaatcatttacaaaaatatatagatgattagcaagtgacatgctaacattttatatatgttttgtaaatgctgttacaagtcatttacaagtgattagtaaataatgaactaatcatttatgaaacatgactatgtgttcataaatgattaataagtgatatgtaaattatttattaatgttttgtagatTCAGTTATAAGTAATTTTCGAGTAATAAGATAATGATTAACTAATCGTTTAAATGACTATACGTatcataaatgttcaataaattgttacttttttgaatgttttgtagattcagttataaattatgtacaagtgattagataatgataaactaataatttacaaaacatgactatacgtttataaatgattattaagttaTAAGCCCGCAACAATTTACAAATCTGTCttaagttatctttaaaaaaaatagcgtATTATAAAAGGATCAAACAGATCCTTAGTAAATGGTTATgaagttactagttaatatattattaatcactgaaatgtcaatgtaccattatctcaataaacaattgttaatcatgaacaaatgatgatcaaaacattagtaaatgatAAGTATATCATATTTTGATGCATCGTTAAGGTTGTAAGTTGGTTGGTTAAAACCCACGAAAATGCAATTAtgctaaagct is a window of Cyprinus carpio isolate SPL01 chromosome B1, ASM1834038v1, whole genome shotgun sequence DNA encoding:
- the LOC109066172 gene encoding adhesion G protein-coupled receptor E3-like isoform X2, whose translation is MKIIWTCTLLMIPGVLSSISVTGYSGGRVNITCRYDRGYIDNEKYFCKGQNPGCTDLIKTDKKNGEKWVDSGRFSMYDDTRAAVFTVTIRDLSEQDSGTYQCAVDISLAKDAYTEVNLNVVTAYPSVDPCYNYTVLDDPWRSTSNTYSNMCDESATWSGWYRLFINGLSAQIPDTCVAQYSCGTAAPLWIRGGHPTVHDGVVTRDVCGHWINYCCYYGSYPMKVKACPGNYYVYELVRPNECPLAYCAVVTNISSTHTTVTPETSPAVINITLPEECNSQTPGGCFQNLLEQIENITVLPLNTVTNILTVAFNASEKILESLSTASQAELASHGNLVLKTSEKLISTLVKPTDTSDSVSFTLPAVEGQVFMVGPKVTLDKIPRLDTTNSSVDIDLIGISKNNTERSAAVAFMSYVTMENLLKSDFFYTSNDTIKTMMSTVISATLPKTTNTKLTKPVNFTFRHIREFDPSGSLSCVYWNISKWIVDGCSVLETNSSYTVCSCVHLSTFTLIMQTSRPTESDPLLDLLNLVCVIVGLVFFSLALLTFALCQWSPLVNNVARINICISLLLAHLLLLLTQQFLSLIRRQQVLCAVISGLLHFLFLSAFVWMFIEGVLLFICVKNLSQISSKKRKVLSTGFLCVIGYVVALVVVCVSVGLVPEGYGSKHCWIKMDKGFIWSFLGPVCVILALNTILFINIIISLNSAFKSLNADVSQIKQTKIMVFKTLAQCVVLGCPWILGFFINGSKVLEIIFLILNSQQGTFIFLIYCVLNNKVRQQYRKFFRCLWSNNTEDHTITFRVITTE
- the LOC109066172 gene encoding adhesion G protein-coupled receptor E3-like isoform X1, whose translation is MKIIWTCTLLMIPGVLSSISVTGYSGGRVNITCRYDRGYIDNEKYFCKGQNPGCTDLIKTDKKNGEKWVDSGRFSMYDDTRAAVFTVTIRDLSEQDSGTYQCAVDISLAKDAYTEVNLNVVTDDFLFFAAYPSVDPCYNYTVLDDPWRSTSNTYSNMCDESATWSGWYRLFINGLSAQIPDTCVAQYSCGTAAPLWIRGGHPTVHDGVVTRDVCGHWINYCCYYGSYPMKVKACPGNYYVYELVRPNECPLAYCAVVTNISSTHTTVTPETSPAVINITLPEECNSQTPGGCFQNLLEQIENITVLPLNTVTNILTVAFNASEKILESLSTASQAELASHGNLVLKTSEKLISTLVKPTDTSDSVSFTLPAVEGQVFMVGPKVTLDKIPRLDTTNSSVDIDLIGISKNNTERSAAVAFMSYVTMENLLKSDFFYTSNDTIKTMMSTVISATLPKTTNTKLTKPVNFTFRHIREFDPSGSLSCVYWNISKWIVDGCSVLETNSSYTVCSCVHLSTFTLIMQTSRPTESDPLLDLLNLVCVIVGLVFFSLALLTFALCQWSPLVNNVARINICISLLLAHLLLLLTQQFLSLIRRQQVLCAVISGLLHFLFLSAFVWMFIEGVLLFICVKNLSQISSKKRKVLSTGFLCVIGYVVALVVVCVSVGLVPEGYGSKHCWIKMDKGFIWSFLGPVCVILALNTILFINIIISLNSAFKSLNADVSQIKQTKIMVFKTLAQCVVLGCPWILGFFINGSKVLEIIFLILNSQQGTFIFLIYCVLNNKVRQQYRKFFRCLWSNNTEDHTITFRVITTE